Below is a window of Natrialbaceae archaeon AArc-T1-2 DNA.
AGCTCAGAGTTACACACATACGTCTGTAATCCCACTGCTGCAGCGCGAATTTGGAACGGACGACTCGCAACGGTCGTAACTGCGTGACGACGGATCTGAGAATCGACTGTATTCCGAAATTGCCCGAACCGAGCACGGTCCATCGCTGGTTCGATCTGGGCCGGTCAAGAGTAGTTGACGTTGACCTGGATAATATTGGCGAACTCCATCACCGCGTTCTGTATCTCCTGTCTGTAGCTCTCTTCTTTGGCCCGTGCCGTCGGGATACAGATACTCAACGCCGAAATACGATCGGACTGGCGGTTGTGAATCGGAGCACCGACACAGTAGAGGTCCTCGATTAGCTCCGACGTGTCGGTAGCGACCCCGGTCTCGCGAATCTCCTCAATTTCCGTTAGAAGGGTCTCACGGTCAGTGATCGTATTCGGCGTCATCTGCGGGAGGCCGTATCGGTCGAGAACAGCCGCAACTTCTTCGTCCCGCATAGCCGCTAGCATGGCTTTCCCGGGGGCGGTCGCGTGCATGTACATTTCGATACCGGGATAAGACCGGAAGGAAACGGAGTTTTCACCTTCCTCAACGTGTACCAGTACACATCGACCTCGCTCTTCTACGATGAGGCTAATGTGCTCGTCGGTCTTCGCCGCCAGGTCTTGCATGACCTCTTCGCCCTTTACGAACTCGTCGATTCGTCTCTTCTGGGCTTCGCCATACTTCAGGAACCGCAAGCTCGGTTGGTACATCTGGTTGATCCGCGTAACCATCCCCACCGTCTCGAGACTCTGGAGGTAATCGTGTGCGGTGCTGATGGGAACGTCGAGTTCCTCGGCTACCTGGGTCGCGGTCGCACCGTCGAGCGCGTCGAGTGTCCTGACGACATCCACGGTTTTTTCGACTGCACTGATTCGGACATCTGATGCCATGTTTCTACCAATGAATCGAACGACTAATAGCGTTCCGACAATACCCGATCCAAAATCCCTGTCAGAAGCATCGATCCGGTTGAAGGTAACGAACGGGACACTCGTTCGTTCGGCGTGATCGAGTAACGGCCAGCAATTCACTGCGGCGATATACGGGTCGACACCGCCACTCGAAAGTTTGTTTCTACCCAACTTTCCCATCATTATTTCCGCCGGCGACTGGTCATACTGTCGTACGCCCTGGTATGTTTGGTGTCCAGTGGCTCCTGCTGACTTCGGTTCCGGTCGTCGACGTACGCCGAATCCGGCTGTTCGGACATTGTCCTAACCGATCGAGCGGTCGTTCGGATCGACGGTTTCCAACCCAGCCACAAGAGCCAGTTCCGTGCGGAATGGTGATGGTTCTCCCATCCGTTTTGGGAGTCTCGACACATCCGTCAGAAGCTTATTATGTATATTCGGGTAATTTCGGAACGGGGGTCGGCAAAGCCTATTCGACCGTTCAGTATCGACGCCGCGCTGAAACCGTTCACCGGAGATCGGATCGAACCTGATCGGCCGTGATAGAACGATCGCCGGCACCAGCACAAGGTTTATTTCGACATGCCTCAAATTAGCTACCGTTCATGGGAACCAGCACAGATGATACTGTGGATCCCGAGGAAGCCCTAAAGTCGAAACTTGACGAGGGCCACATGATCGAGGATCCATCCGAGGCAACCGAGGTGTACCGAAAGGTGCTGACCGAGACGACGAACATTGCAGGTGACCTCGAGATGATGTCGTTCGTCATCTACTATCCGGCACTCTTGCAGGCACCCTCTATCGAGACGAAGATCCAGGCCGCCCAAGCTATCCATGACGAACTCGGACACGCAGTGTTGCAGTACGCCGTCGTCGAAGACTTCGGTGGCGACACGCAGGAACTCATCATGGACCGTGATCCCGAGGAATGGAAGACGTTTTTCATGACTGAATGGGCCAACGAGAGCTGGTACGAGTTCGCCGTGGCGCAGGCGCTTGGCGACCGTGCTGGCCGGATGACAACGGTCGATCTCGAAGAACATTGCTCGTATGCACCGTACTCCCGTTCGCTGCAGAAGGTCAACTTCGAACAGCAGTGGCACGTGAAAAACGGCGAACGAAACATGCGAAAACTCGTGGAGAGCGGAGAAGAGCACAAAGAGCGCATCCAGGAAGTGGTAGACTTTTTCTTCCCACTGGCCGCCGAGTGGTTCGGGACGACCGACGACAAGAAAAAGCGCTGGACGCAGTTGGACTACCACATCCGTGGCCACACCAACGACGAGATGCGCCAGAAGTGGCTCGCAGAAGTCGTGCCCATGTTGGAAGACATGGGTCTCGAGGTTCCCGCCCACTACGACGAGGATGCCGACGAGTACGTCCTCGAGTACGAGTATCCCGTCCTCTACGACTACGAACGGGGCGAATGGGACCTCGAGAACCACGCCACCTGGGAGGAGAAGTTCGAACAGTGGCGCCAGGGTGGCCCCGACAAGATAGGCGGGATCAGCCGACTCCAGGAGGAAGTCTGGGGAGAAGACCTCTGGCAGGCCAATGATGAGTGGGTGAGACAGTATCTGGGGGCTTGAGATGAGTGCAACTGACCACAGCTCGGCGACCGAACAGGCCATCGTCGACGCGTTGGAATCCGTAGAGGACCCTCACGTTCCGGTCAGCCTCCGGGAAATGGGAATGCTCGGCGACGTCGAGTTCGAAGACGGTCTCGCCTCAGTCGACATCGTCTTTCCCTGTTTGGGCTGTCCAGCCTACCAGATGATCATTGAAGACGTCGAGAATGCCCTCGAGACTGTCGACGGCGTGTCCGACACGGACGTCGGCGTCACCTGGGCAGAGTCCTGGTCGAAAGACCGTATGACTAAGAACGCACGAGAACGAATGCAGGACATCGGTATTCAACTGTAACACCAACAATGACGAAACAAGATTACGGCGCTCGGACGCGACGCACCTACGACGTCTTCGCCCGAGCCACTCACGACGAAAAACTCACCCGGTTGGGACGAGTCGATGCACCGAACGAGACGCTGGCGCGAGTTCGCGCTGTCACCGTCTACAACAGCAAAGACTGGCTCGAGATGCTGCTTTACCCGGCCGATACGGCCCTTGAGGTTAACACGGACGGGCAATCCCGTGACCTCTTGATGGCCTGATATCTATGACCTCACCAGACGAACTCTCTGACGACGCGCTCGAAACGCTCACCGACGAGTTGCTTTGTATCGCTGATACGAAGCGAGTACTCGGCAACTGGCACATCCTAGTCCTTCCCAATGGTCGGTCCATCACCGACTTCAACGCGATCAGTGCTCTCACACAGGAGGAACTCGGTCACACTCGATCGCTGTACCAGTTACTCGAGGACAGCGACACCGGTCTCGACGCCCACCAGCTGGACGTCGGCAGAGATACAGACGAGATCCGATACGCGAAAACGCTCACCGAACCACCGCAGTCCTGGGTGGACTACATCGTAACGAGCTATCTGGTCGAACACGCCGTCTGGAATCTCTTGCGTACCTTCGAGGATTCGGCCTTCGCGGAACTGGCCGGCCTCGTCCAGAAGATCGGCGAGGAAGAGCGCTACCACCAGATGTACGCTGAAGGATGGCTGGAAGTCCTCGTCGAGGAGGAATCCGAAGAGGTAACCCAACGGTTCGCGGAACGGCTTCCAGCGATGTATCAGTGGCTGCTCACCGGCGACAGCGGCCCACTCGTCGACGCCGGAGTGCGTACGGCTGACGTCGCCGACGCCCGCGAGGCCTTCAAGTCGTCCGTTACGCCGTTTCTGGCCAACCAGGGTGTAGACGTTTCCGGTTTGCTGACAGACATCGAAGTGCCCGACAGCTGGGACGCGAGTTCCCGGCGGCCAGGCCACGAGGAACCGACCGGTCGCCTCCAGCAGCTCCTGGCGACGGAGAACACCGAGATCGCGAGGGCCATCCAGTGACGTCGGAGACGGACATCTTCGCCCGGAACCTCGACGAGATCGAGTGTCCGTTCTGTGGGTGCCCGGATACCGAGCTAACCGCTCCGTTCGGCGCCAGCCTCTCGGACGAGACGTTTCGCTGTCGGGGCTGTAACTCCGTGTTCAACTGGCTGAAATGGGACGGCGACCGCCCCGAGGACTAACCCGGTCGGCACTTCCTCGGCCGTCGGTCGCTCGCCTATTCGCTGTTCGCTGTCAACCACGACCTGAACAGTACAGCGAGCCGCCCGACCGCCGTGGTCAGAGCGGATAGCGCCGGGGCTGGCGCTGGACGGAGATCCACTTGCTCTCGGTTA
It encodes the following:
- a CDS encoding metal-sulfur cluster assembly factor; translated protein: MSATDHSSATEQAIVDALESVEDPHVPVSLREMGMLGDVEFEDGLASVDIVFPCLGCPAYQMIIEDVENALETVDGVSDTDVGVTWAESWSKDRMTKNARERMQDIGIQL
- a CDS encoding IclR family transcriptional regulator, with the protein product MMGKLGRNKLSSGGVDPYIAAVNCWPLLDHAERTSVPFVTFNRIDASDRDFGSGIVGTLLVVRFIGRNMASDVRISAVEKTVDVVRTLDALDGATATQVAEELDVPISTAHDYLQSLETVGMVTRINQMYQPSLRFLKYGEAQKRRIDEFVKGEEVMQDLAAKTDEHISLIVEERGRCVLVHVEEGENSVSFRSYPGIEMYMHATAPGKAMLAAMRDEEVAAVLDRYGLPQMTPNTITDRETLLTEIEEIRETGVATDTSELIEDLYCVGAPIHNRQSDRISALSICIPTARAKEESYRQEIQNAVMEFANIIQVNVNYS
- a CDS encoding 1,2-phenylacetyl-CoA epoxidase subunit PaaC — protein: MGTSTDDTVDPEEALKSKLDEGHMIEDPSEATEVYRKVLTETTNIAGDLEMMSFVIYYPALLQAPSIETKIQAAQAIHDELGHAVLQYAVVEDFGGDTQELIMDRDPEEWKTFFMTEWANESWYEFAVAQALGDRAGRMTTVDLEEHCSYAPYSRSLQKVNFEQQWHVKNGERNMRKLVESGEEHKERIQEVVDFFFPLAAEWFGTTDDKKKRWTQLDYHIRGHTNDEMRQKWLAEVVPMLEDMGLEVPAHYDEDADEYVLEYEYPVLYDYERGEWDLENHATWEEKFEQWRQGGPDKIGGISRLQEEVWGEDLWQANDEWVRQYLGA
- a CDS encoding Phenylacetic acid catabolic protein — encoded protein: MTSPDELSDDALETLTDELLCIADTKRVLGNWHILVLPNGRSITDFNAISALTQEELGHTRSLYQLLEDSDTGLDAHQLDVGRDTDEIRYAKTLTEPPQSWVDYIVTSYLVEHAVWNLLRTFEDSAFAELAGLVQKIGEEERYHQMYAEGWLEVLVEEESEEVTQRFAERLPAMYQWLLTGDSGPLVDAGVRTADVADAREAFKSSVTPFLANQGVDVSGLLTDIEVPDSWDASSRRPGHEEPTGRLQQLLATENTEIARAIQ